GCACAGTGAACATTTTATCTCTTGAGAAAATATGCTGAACATGCAGTTTTTCTTCCTCAGAATTTGGAGGTTTTGGATCAGTGAGTGGAAAGATAGAGATTGAGATCAAGATAAACCACGAGGGTGAAGTGAACCGGGCCAGGTACATGCCTCAGAACCCCTGCATCATTGCTACCAAGACCCCCACCTCAGACGTACTGGTCTTTGACTACACCAAGCACCCTTCCAAACCAGGTAAGACAATATAATACACATCTGGTAAATATATAACTGCTcttaaaaacaaatcaaaatgctaTTGGAAGTGACTCAGATGTTTGAGTCTGCACTTTTGGAACGGTTCCATCCGACCAGGAAAAAATAAATCGGGTTCCTGAAAGTAGTAACTTGATATGTATTTGACCTTTTTCTGGTCTTATAACATTTTTCTACTatcttgtctctccctctcatagACCCCAGTGGTGAGTGCAGCCCAGACCTGCGCCTGCGGGGCCACCAGAAGGAGGGCTACGGCCTGTCCTGGAACCCGAACCTCAGTGGCAACCTGCTCAGTGCTTCTGATGACCACGTAAgtgtctctctctacactccGTAAGCGCACCATTTTCCCCTGTGCATTTTAATCATTTCAAGCTACATTGTGGCTTTCACTGAAAATGAAAGCGTTTTTGCATTGTTATTAAGCAAACTCATTAGATCTAGACAAATGCTATATGAACTACTATATATTGTTAATAAGAAGTGCACTGAAATGTTTAATCTCCAGACGATCTGCCTGTGGGACATTGGTGCTGGTCCTAAGGAGGGGAAGATAGTGGATGCTAAGACAATCTTCACCGGTCACACTGCAGTGGTGGAGGACGTGTCCTGGCACCTGCTCCATGAATCACTGTTTGGCTCTGTGGCCGACGACCAGAAACTGATGATGTAAGTGAGCCTTCTCTTTTAAGCATTTTTTTTTTGGCTCTCAATGTATTTTCACACAAAATGTGATACTTTCAAGCTGTAACTAATCATTACATCCAGTGTCTTTATGTACCGTGTGTAGCCTTGACCTTTCCACACAAGATCTCTCAAAGGAAAAGTTACTTCAATTAAACTGGATGGATCTGATTCTCTTAACTGTCTGTCCCTTAATTCAGTTTTTATTTATAAGGAACTCAGAATGGctttaaacttactcttgaaagttgtaatactaaaatgtgcaattttgtaatCAGTCTTCatcattgcataccttagagctatttataacttgtcagaaaggtccagatcaactagcccatgtcagctaatgctttttaaagatttttttaagcccatagatATTGTAATTTGTCAGTCATTTCACATGACtacacatggcaaaatgtatagaattgcaaaacaagtagctttaaaacagcaaaaatGTTAATTGCACCCCATGActaaataagctttaaacctgaaattctctccaccaacaagaggggtaTGAACAGTTGGTGTCATGAACAGTCCTTGTGCCAATAGATATAGACGTGGcgcgggatgttccccaatgctggaagggaggGGGTGGCGAGTgggaaaaagtttgggaacccctgtcaTTAACCTTtgacatctctctgtctcagctGGGACACACGGTCCAACAACACGTCCAAGCCCAGCCATGCAGTGGATGCCCACACTGCAGAGGTCAACTGTCTGTCCTTCAACCCCTACAGCGAGTTCATCCTAGCCACTGGCTCTGCAGACAAGGTCTGTACCTTTTTTTGTGTTTATCAAAAAAATACATCAAATCAGTCCGTCCACTGTCTCACATCAAGTGCTTGAGTGTCGTGCACAATGGTGGGAACAAAGTGCTCAGGTCACAATATCACATGACCAAGAAGTGTGTTTCATACTGGACAGTAGTCCAAGAATGTTTTAATTGATTTACCGTTGCTTAAATGTTTTCTTTCTCCTTTTGTAACTCAGACTGTTGCTCTCTGGGATCTGCGTAACCTCAAACTGAAGCTCCACTCTTTCGAGTCGCACAAGGATGAAATCTTCCAGGTAATACTCCATAAATAGTAAACAATCTCAATCCCTCTGAATCAATAGCGTTGGGAGTCTGGATAAGTTACCAGGCTTTGTTGGTGTCCCATTcaacttttttaaatgtaaccaggGTAGTCTCATTGATTTACATCTTTTTCAAGTGTTGGTGTCCCTTGTAGACGTTGTGCTGAGCTGGAGTTTATTGCACTGACAGTGCTTTACTGACTTCTTTGGCAGGTGCAATGGTCCCCTCACAACGAAACCATTCTGGCTTCCAGCGGCACAGATAGAAGGCTAAACGTATGGGATCTCAGGTAAAGACCGACGAATGCAGATCATCTTAACTGGACTAGCCTTTTTGGTTAGTTTGCTCAGCTGAATTGCGAATTGCCGGGGGGGGTTCCTCAACACTGTAGTCTGATAGGATGATAATGTTGTAGTTGAAATGGTTTTGTCTTGTTGGTCCCCAGTAAAATCGGAGAGGAACAGTCTGCTGAAGATGCAGAGGACGGACCTCCAGAACTCCTGGTGAGGGATAGACGCATCATCCACAATTATGGCCTTTATCTCCTTAGTAGGGTTGCAAAAATCTGTCAACTTTCCCGAAAATTACCTGGATTTCCAGCCTATTCTTTCAgaattccaggaatcttccagCTGGGATTTCTGGGAAACCCGGGACATTTTTGGGAAAGTTGAGCTTTGCAACCCTACCCCTAAGCTTTTAAATAAACAGCAATAGGAGAGTAGCCAATGGGACAGGTGgcctgtagggaggtcatattTTGGCATATTACTCATCCTGCGGATTTGTTTTATCTTGTCAGTTCATCCATGGAGGACACACAGCGAAGATTTCTGATTTCACATGGAACCCCAACGAGCCATGGGTCATCTGCTCCGTCTCCGAGGATAACATCATGCAGGTTTGGCAAATGGTGCGTATGCTGTCGAGAAAAAGTACCACGTTTGCTTCAGCACTTTCACTAAACTTAACCCTGGTGGTTTTATAACTTTTGTCTACCTTTTTTTGTTGAAAGCTAATTCAATAAGTCTGTTGATCCCATTAATCAGTTAGTAATTGTAAATCCTTTAACTGTGAACTGATGTAACAATTTCCTTCTAGGCTGAGAACATCTATAATGATGAGGAGCCTGACACCCCTGCTTCAGAGCTGGAGGGTCAAGGGTCGTAACTGCCTACTCCACCTTACCCCAGCCCAACTCCCCAGCTGGtgcatctctctcctcttgtaCAGTATTTCACATTGTAGCCTCCATCTCTACCTGACAGACATTCTGTTTCCCATGTAGAAGCTTTCTTCTGGACTTGGTTTGATATTGATCAAGCAGCCCTTACAGGTACAAAGGGCTGGTTTCCTGAACAGATTAAGCGTAGTCCTGAAC
The Salmo salar chromosome ssa16, Ssal_v3.1, whole genome shotgun sequence DNA segment above includes these coding regions:
- the LOC106574901 gene encoding histone-binding protein RBBP7 isoform X2, translated to MADKEVYDDAVEERVINEEYKIWKKNTPFLYDLVMTHALEWPSLTVQWLPDVNRPDGKDYAVHRLVLGTHTSDEQNHLVIASVQVPNDDAQFDASHYDSEKGAEFGGFGSVSGKIEIEIKINHEGEVNRARYMPQNPCIIATKTPTSDVLVFDYTKHPSKPDPSGECSPDLRLRGHQKEGYGLSWNPNLSGNLLSASDDHTICLWDIGAGPKEGKIVDAKTIFTGHTAVVEDVSWHLLHESLFGSVADDQKLMIWDTRSNNTSKPSHAVDAHTAEVNCLSFNPYSEFILATGSADKTVALWDLRNLKLKLHSFESHKDEIFQVQWSPHNETILASSGTDRRLNVWDLSKIGEEQSAEDAEDGPPELLFIHGGHTAKISDFTWNPNEPWVICSVSEDNIMQVWQMAENIYNDEEPDTPASELEGQGS
- the LOC106574901 gene encoding histone-binding protein RBBP7 isoform X1 → MADKEVYDDAVEERVINEEYKIWKKNTPFLYDLVMTHALEWPSLTVQWLPDVNRPDGKDYAVHRLVLGTHTSDEQNHLVIASVQVPNDDAQFDASHYDSEKGAEFGGFGSVSGKIEIEIKINHEGEVNRARYMPQNPCIIATKTPTSDVLVFDYTKHPSKPDPSGECSPDLRLRGHQKEGYGLSWNPNLSGNLLSASDDHTICLWDIGAGPKEGKIVDAKTIFTGHTAVVEDVSWHLLHESLFGSVADDQKLMIWDTRSNNTSKPSHAVDAHTAEVNCLSFNPYSEFILATGSADKTVALWDLRNLKLKLHSFESHKDEIFQQVQWSPHNETILASSGTDRRLNVWDLSKIGEEQSAEDAEDGPPELLFIHGGHTAKISDFTWNPNEPWVICSVSEDNIMQVWQMAENIYNDEEPDTPASELEGQGS